The Ananas comosus cultivar F153 linkage group 22, ASM154086v1, whole genome shotgun sequence genome segment AAAAGATGAAAATCAGATATGGATTATTTTACCCTCTGGGTGTTGAAGACCACAGTCCTACAATCTGGGAGGATGCTGATGGAATGACGAGGCAGGAAGTATTCAACACCTCTGAATTTCACTGTCCCGTCAATTCTGGTATTATTGTTATGGAGGAAAGCAACACATACGTTGCTTTCGGGCTTCTCATAAAGCCTAATCTGAAAACATcgaaaaggaaaacaaaataaaacagcaATAAATGCAACTTAGCATAccatcctttttttatttatcaattatcactagaaaaaaaaaatcttccatgacaaaaaaagaaaaattttaactgATAAGGATATTTGCAAATTCTTACATCAAAGCCATTACCCACGTGTTGGACAGAGTATGATCCCCAAAGCAAACCTTTTCTGCACAATCTCAAGGCATGATGCAAGTCGCGCAGATGACCCCATTTGGGTTCCTTATATAAACCTAAACAAGCAGAAGCCATCAGATGGAAGTACAAAATTCCATAAGTTTTTatgtacatataattttttttatagaatggATATGATAACAAATTTTGAGGATCGTGCTTATCAGCTCCTTACCAAATTCGTCAAGAGGGGCTTCATCGTAGTATCTAGGCATGACGAAAGCAGCACCTGTCCTCCCAAAGTTGGTTCCTCCATGATACTAAATGCAGAATGTTAAATATTAGTAAGTTATGATGGCGAAAACTCCCTTGTCCTCTCCTTCAATCTTTAAATAGTGTGTTATGTTACAGGAAGGACAACCGATTACCATGTAATAGTTTGCTAGAGTGCCATTCTTTGAGAAAAAGCGTGCAACAGAGAATGCAAGATCCTCAGCTGATCTTTGGGATGGTGGATCACCAAATACTCTATACCTGAAACcaacaaaattttgtttcttttaaaccaaaagaaaaaaatctactattaGAATCAAAGAAACACATATATGCAAGTAAATGATACGAATTATTGGAATTTCGGTAAATATTGGAACTTAGGTACCATAGTCAGATTGTTCGAAGGCCTATATCTGTAAAACATTATACTAGACAACTTACATTTCCTCCAAATTAAGaagttaaaatctaaaaaaaacagGAAACAGCATAGTTGCATGTAGTACTAATGCCCACTTCCATAAGCAAAATTTACTTCTCTCTTTTTGAAAATGAAGGGGTACTAGTTATGAACCCCAACATCAATAGCGATGACAAAGTAGATACTTATAGTTAATAAGCATGTGGTTCCTCCGTGCTCTAGCTACATATCTTTTTCGTCTTTGGGTGAGAAACATCATGTACTTACTGAGCAGTCCAATTCTCGGTCCACAGGACAGGCTTGGTTGGATGGTTCGGGCCAGCGAAGTTATCTCCACAATTCCTTCCATTGCATGCATTAATCTGAAAGATCAAGAATTGGAGTCCTCCATCAAGACATGTCTTCTAGAAATATAACATCAATCGTGTTCCAACAATTACATTCATGGGCTCAAAACATCGTTTCAGCATTCCCTAGCTAGCAATATTTTTGTTGGTTAAAAGGATTCAACAAGAACACCCACCACTGTCTGAGGAGCATTGTTCTGCTTGCACATCACCCACGGGACTCCAGTATTTGTCTGATTAGCCATCTCGCCGGCCCATtcgatatatttttttccttctagtTTAAAGTAATTTCCAATGTTATTGTATTCATTCTCAATCTGTTGAAGTCAAATCCACCATTAATAGCTGATTATAGTCAAGAAAGCAAAAAAGTGACTAAATGCAATAACCAAATTGTCTCAAAATGAACCTGTGATAGAATGATGGGGCCTCCTTGAGAAGCGAATAACTTCTCATCCTTCATAAGCTGCACTATCTTTTCCACAAACCTCTGCATATGGTACTGcgataaaagataaaaacattAAGACAATGAATCAGATGATGTTCTACCAAATTGATctagtaaaagaaaagaaaggatcTGATCACAACTACGAATATGGAACTAGAGGGAATTGGATAGGAAAAGAGACATctaagtatattatatataactataatgAAATATACAATCAATTGACATTTATAGAATTTGAAGAAGgtcctcttaaaaaaaaaaaaaaagtaacataaCAGTGCACCTATATGTCTTCAACAACACTATAGTAAGATAATTCACGTTTATTACTATGCAAGACAATGTTGAATCTGAAATCACCGGTGTTACCTTGAAAGGCTCATTGTTAGTCCGGAAGGTGATGTCTTTGACTTCCCTGAGCCAGTATGGCAATCCTCTGAAATCCACCATGAAACACATTAACACAACAaaatactaatttaattaaaaagaaaaaaaccaaatCTCTAGGAGATTAAAAGTATAAACTTATAGAGAAAGCCAACTGAAACCAACCCATGATTCCATTCAGCCTGGATGAAGGGGCCGATCCTGAGGGTGGCATACATGCCGTGCTGCTGGATCAACTTGATGAATTTCACCAAGTCATACCTTCCTTCGAAGTTGTACTGCACTTACAATTACGACCAGCATAATACTTTATTACATGTatttaatgtataatttttgTGCTTGTTTGGCCTAAGCTTCTAGAACAGCTTATCTGCTTGAGAAGTAGAAACTGGCCATATTTCAACCAAAAGCTTCAGAGCCAAAATGAGCTTCCCCAAATGAGAAGCAACAACTTGaatcttttgcttctaggtCCAGTACCAAGTAGGGGGAAAATTGATTAAAAGTTTGTTAGGACTTGTTTGAAGAACTCTACTCAAGAAGCACTTCTACATAAGCTCTGGTGCGAAACAAACAAGCTGTTAGCCATCTAAACGACCTACCTGGCCCTGAGCAGGCTCATGGACGTTCCAGAACACGTAGGTCTGAATCACGTTCAGTCCACCATGCTTTGACTTCTGGATGAGGTCCGGCCACATCTGATTCCAAACAAACGAAACCACCACTCCCCATTAGTTAACCATCTACTTCCCCCGCTCAAACATTATGTCAAACACATCTGATGCATGCAAAAAGAAGGTTGATTGCGCAATTGGACACAACCTTTCCGTAGTTTCTGTTTTTCACATATCCTTAAcaccttatttttattttagttaagtCCCTGCCGTCAAAAATAACGAAAACCATCACCGTTGAATATAAACACGAAAAGCACAGTCCTCAGCAGCTTAAGCTTTGGAAAAACAACGGTTcttccattttttcttttctccttttacATGATATCAGAACAGGAGGTACGGAGTTTGAACCCTATCCGGCCTCTAATTTCATGCCTATAAAAGATTCTCGAACCCAGtcgtttgaatataaatattataaacacCGTTTTGTTCTATGCCAAAAACTTTTGGAGAAAAGTCGGGCGTATCGGTAACAAACAACATTTTCCACACGGCAGTATCTGTCCAATTTAACGGACTTTATGATGGCAGAAACTTGATCAAAATACAAATTGAATTAGTTGTGCAACTAAAccccaataaataaataaaataaaacaaaggtaaaaacttatctgaattatggaccattttgaattggttgtctaaactttcaaaattttaactttactatccaacctttcaatgtGTCTGACTTGAGTCAGTAAACAGCGTCTTTGACTTCAGTTTaagataattaattacatactttaataaatttataattgcgagACTTGTATGAAATATACATGTCGGATCTTTGGCACtgaccattaatcccaaaagcgcaacgatccgacaagtgttATAATACCAGAACCTGAGTCATTTCAAATCCAACTAAAATCTGAAATTACTAAGTGATAGggtaaatctaaaatttatttgttatcatcaaaattcaTCGTTGGACAAATTCGGATGaacttttttgcatttttcacctgaaataaataaatagaaaaaaaaacagaaggaaTAAAACCTCAGGTGTGCTACGCGGGTAGTGGATGGAGCCGGAGAAGAGCAGCTCCCTCCTGCCGTTGATCATGAGGGAGCGGCCGTCGTACGTGACGCCGACGGCGGCCTTCTTCTTCGCCGCGGAGACGGCGACGAGGAGGAGCACGGCGAGGAGCCGCAGCGACGTCTCGGGCGATACCTTCGCCATTGCCGTAGACCTCTATCCTCTCGTGTTCGGAGGGACGGGGGAGGAAAGTGGGTAACACCTCGATCCCGTGCTCGTTCGGAATTAGGGTTTGGGGGTGATGGGAATGGGACTGCGCTCGCGCTTCTCCTTTGGGGGGAGAGGGGCGAGGCAGGGGGGAAGGGGCGGTGGCCACTTTGAAGAGGAGGGGTGGGGGTGGAGGACCCGGTCTAAGGGGGAGGGGCGAGTGGAGGAGCGGGGTTTCAGGAGGGGAATGGCCATCGCcatgggaggagagagagatggggaagAAGCTCCGAAGAAGAAGGGTGACGTGGCCTTTTCGAATGGCTCCGCGATTTATAGGGGAGGGGGAGGTGGAtgctaaggggctgtttggttggatgtagttgcagaaacagtgtagttgaaaatacatgcagttgtaAATATTGTAGTTGTAACTATACTTagtttgtttggttttacgcagttgcaaTTGCTGcagttatatttattttgtttggtaatatgaagctgatagttgtatttgtgaattttatcacattttcagagagagtggtgagattaccttcactaaatataaaataattgtataagtttattaatcatttaaatttactatttataaataaataagtagatatatataatatttttcaacttattaatcgacacatttaaaatttttaatttatttaattttaatatgtaaatcaaactttaaaatttaaacgattctctcatttttttttatcaaatttaataattataattaattaaaacttattaaattaacatacacgatcacattctataaaaatttttttaaaaaactatatttatattttaaataaaataaatttaaaaaatttaattttt includes the following:
- the LOC109727642 gene encoding beta-galactosidase 11-like, which translates into the protein MAKVSPETSLRLLAVLLLVAVSAAKKKAAVGVTYDGRSLMINGRRELLFSGSIHYPRSTPEMWPDLIQKSKHGGLNVIQTYVFWNVHEPAQGQYNFEGRYDLVKFIKLIQQHGMYATLRIGPFIQAEWNHGGLPYWLREVKDITFRTNNEPFKYHMQRFVEKIVQLMKDEKLFASQGGPIILSQIENEYNNIGNYFKLEGKKYIEWAGEMANQTNTGVPWVMCKQNNAPQTVINACNGRNCGDNFAGPNHPTKPVLWTENWTAQYRVFGDPPSQRSAEDLAFSVARFFSKNGTLANYYMYHGGTNFGRTGAAFVMPRYYDEAPLDEFGLYKEPKWGHLRDLHHALRLCRKGLLWGSYSVQHVGNGFDIRLYEKPESNVCVAFLHNNNTRIDGTVKFRGVEYFLPRHSISILPDCRTVVFNTQRVNAQHNSRTFHVAKQSQQNNKWQMYQEAVPKFRQTSVISRTPLELFEMTKDTTDYLWYTTSFSLEDEDLPMRRDIRPVIQIAGPGHMAHAFVNGIYVGSGHGVKLEKSFIFQKPMDLKAGINHVAILALTIGMPDSGALLEKRIAGVHKVVIQGLNTGTLDLSVNGWGHRVGLSGEKSGIHNEEGSSRVQWTDATSGTPITWYKRYFDAPNGNDPVALDLSSMGKGLVWVNGECIGRYWTSYHSPLGQPSQSVYHIPRAFLKPKNNFLVVFEEEGGKPEEILVMTVKRDNICTFVSEFHPAHIKSWVRTDNQIKAVAEEVKPKATLKCSDKKVINKIVFASFGNPMGICGNFTAGTCHSPQAKILVEKLCLGKRSCNLPVSHKAYGTDDSCPGTTSTLAVQAKCSRRNAKKSME